agtgattgatagagttaatttggaatttttttggacTGAAATTGTCCTCATGCGTTGGAAGTTATAGCAAGTGTGAtggggtttgactataatgcccttgagTACagatgagtttctatttaaaaatatgaggtatgaggttacgttttaaaaatgagtttccctgtttaaaaaaatgagttttctatttaaaaaaatgaattttttgtttaaaaaattgagttttctttttaagaaatgagttttctgtttaagaaaagaggtttctgtttaaaaaaatgaggtctacgtttaagaaatgagttttctgtttaagaaatgagggttttgtttaaaaaaatgaggtctcgtttaagaaatgagtttttgtggtgtatttatcacccccaaaatctctttattgcgAGTTGGATCGGGCAGgtgagacaaagcatgcggctcacaatcaTAGTCACGTTagcatgaaaaatgggatttcatgttCGAGAGAAAAAGGTCAGAccttcgatgccttcgctcgacgacgaggagcatgcggtcttccccgaggtcagcgacgaagaagatgaaagagatgaggtcgatggcggggaaggcgatgaagacgaagacgaagacggcgagatcgaacccctcATCGTGGCcagcttcctccctccgttcctcgTCACcaacttaggcaccatggatccaaaccccggaatgatccctaaccctaaccctattgctatccatgttgcggtctccgcgatcgagaatggttccagTTCAAGTTCGACCCGTCTTATCCGAGCGTCGccacgaagacctcaccactccgaccgccgagggaacgtcgccaaccggatcgccaacgccgataaagattttctcctttaagaccccacacgagcagggGCCAgccgagatcgctcgcccggatccGGAGCTCGGCCTCAGCGTTCGCGAGatcagcgacgatgagatactcgatGTCCCTATTcaatgaggtctccgtttaaaaaatatgctctctgtttaagaaatgagttctctgtttatatgcttgtttgtctttgtttaactatcgatgttttacgtttaatatattgcgtttacgtttaaaaaaagtgcttaaatatcgttgtttctatttaaatatgtacgagtgcaacctttcgatgccttcagctcgacgacgagggagcatgcggtcttccccgaggtcgatgacgaagaagatgaaagagatgaggtcgacgacggggaaggcgatgaagatgaaggcgaagacgggcgagatcgaacccctcATCCCGAgcaccgcttcctccctccgttcccgccaccgacttaggcaccatggatccaaaccccgaatGATTCCTAACCCTAACcttattgctatccatgttgcggtctcgcgatcgagaatggttccgttcaagttcgactcgtcttatccgacgtcgccaccgaagacctcaccactccgaccgccgaggaacgtcgctcaatcggatcgccaacgccaataatgatttctcctttaagaccccacacgagcatgccacgcttcgagatcgctcgctaGATCCGGAGCTCGAGCCTCAGCGTTCACGCGAGATCggtgacgatgagatactcaatgtcccctactcaatgagggtttctgtttaaaaatgaggtctttgtttaaaaaaataagctctcgcttttaagaaatgagttctctgtttatatgcttgtttgtctttgtttaactattgaTGTttcgtttaatatattgcgtttacgtttaaaaaagtgcttaaatatcgttgtttctatttaaatatgtacgagtgaccaagattaattggtttttatatccaggattaatttatcgtgtaaatatttgtttttcctgtttaaatattaatgtttttgtttaaaaaaatgagttttatgtttaaaaaaatgatgtttcgtttaagaaatgagttttctgctttaagaaatgagggtttacatttaagaaatgaactctacattttaagaaatgagttctactgtttaaaaaaatgagatctctgctttaagaaatgagtacatgcaaaaggAATctgaaaagaatgaaaaaaatgtatcaaAAAGGTTTAAAAgcgatgatggaatttcataactgcaggggtaaaaaggaagtgaaaacaataaaggaagggttgttcGAGTGATGCAAAACTCGCAGTAcatttgggaagttttgaaattatcgagggtaaacagtaattttcccttattattttaaaacaaacaacTCCATCTGGTGAAGGGCCAGAAGATCCAGAGTTTCCAGTTTGAGAGGCCAACGTGAGAACATGCATGAAATCTTACTGGCCCTGTCTTTGTGCCGTTCAATGTGTTTGCAGACATGAAGACATGCACTAACagacaaaaaaacacaaaaaagttgGCGTGAAAGCACGGCTAACAATTATAAAGTCTAtgcattttaattatattagttcCACTTGGAATatttataagaatttaaaataataacattaaaaaataattaatatctaagtatttactatttattagaGTTGGAGTTTCATACTAGAGCTTGGGATGATAATGTCATTGGTTTTTGAAGGCAATAATGCACTGGCTTTTGTTCTGAAACAGTCTGCAGATTCTAGTGATCTGGATGTCTGTAAAGCCATCTCGGCATGGAGTTGGAGACACTTCATGGCCATCTACAAATGTCGGCAAAAAACGAAAAGAAGGTTAAAATTGTACCGAAATATATACGAAAAACATATCTGTATTCTTGATTGACAGACAACAAGATTTATTAGGGCATTCATGGAATGCACATCTTCGAAGTGGAAAGTGTGAATTCCTAAGTGAAATCATAACGAAAAGgatgtttgtattcttggtTGACAGGAAGCAAAATTTATTAAGGCATTATATTCTGGAAAAACACATCTTCGGAAGTAGAAAGTGCGAATTCAGAAGTGAAATCATATATAAGAGTTGACGAATATTAAAAGCTAAGTAGATCACTTGGTTTTCAGGAAAATTTCCTAATAAGTACTCAGGGGATGAATTATAGCCACAATATACCCTATTTCTGAAAcattattcaaacaaaaaagacaTGCACAAAGAGGAAGAACTTACAGTTGAGCACTCCGTGTCAGGATCACGTTCAGCAACATGAAGGGCTAATGTGCGAATCCACTCAAGTCCATTTGAAATTTCATCATTTCCTTCGATCAATGCAGACGCTACAAATGATGGATGTAGAGCTGCTACTATGCATGAAGCTGTGAAGATAACCGATCTTCTAACAAATGCCTCCGCATGGTGTGAGATTTCCCTGAGAGACAGAATTGATTATGTGAATATAAAGAGTGCATTAATGAAatggtttaaaacaaaatcatattaaGATTTGGAGTACCTTCTTCTTAACATATCAAGAAGAGAAGGGGCCAGTGCTGATGCTTCCGGATGCATAGCCACGCATTTCATACAAACACCAAGCATGTAAATCAATTTTCCTAGAACAATGAAGTCCCTATTGAGTAAATCCACGCCGTGCCTAACTTTGTCAAATTCTTGCATTGCAGGGAACATAAAGGCGGCTGCATACAaaggaaatttattttttgaccaTTCCTGTATGTTATCCTTTGCTGTCCGGATACTCCATCTACGAGATTTTCCCATCTTCAGTTGGCCAGGTCTAGAAGGGAGTTCTCGCTCATAACGGTGTGACCAATTTAGTGAAGTTCCAGTTTCTAAGATCTCCTTCCAAGGGCCAGCGCCACTAGGCCCTTTACTATTAGGAATAAACCATGGCTGAGTCCCAGAAACAGTAGAAATCAAATTCCTTCGATGATGCTCCACGCTCATGATTTTAGAATCAGCAAGCTCTAGCGCTGCATCAGTCATGACATCAATTATCAGAATACGCTGACTGACATCCACATTTGGTGAATAAAGCAATTTGGTCACAGCATCCAAAGATTCAAATGGGCTTGTGACAAGCAAAGCAACTAGTGCTTTTTGTCTCTTGTCTTCAGCAGAATCTTCCTCTCCTTCAATTGCAATATCAGAGCAACGCACATGCACTAATGCTCTAACAAGATCACCTGCACTATGACGGAGTTCATCAGGTGATGCTCTGACAAGCCTTTCAGCAGCACTGAGTGCTCTTTCCACCTGTAATGTATAACAACAAGAATAAGCATGGTGAGAGTTATAACAGATacagagaagatgaagatgaaaataaGAACTTACACCATCTGCGTCATCAGGCTTCCTTAATGCTGCACAAATTTCACCGATCTGTGAGATTTTTCTCTGCAGATCTGAATCATCATCAGTTAAATCATATGGCTGCAATGATGAGTCACTTGAAGCTTCAGAATTCTTGctgtcatcatcatcttcttcttcatcatctccatTATTATAAAGGGTTCCACTGTTGATCAAGGCTGGATCAATGACTTTATCAGGATCACTGAACCTTGAAAAATTGCTATCATCTCGGACAAAATCACCGATCACATTCTTCCCCTTAGCGTGGCCGTTGTGTCTCTTTTTTCTAGAGGAAGAAGATTTTGATTCATTCTTGTCACCTCTATTTGCAGGAAAAGGTGTCCCAACCTCATTTCTTAGGGGGATAAGGCCGAATTCCCAATCAACAGTCTCAGAATGCTcatcatcaagatataagggaTTTTTTGGATCAACAACCTTAGAGAACACCAGAGCAATAGAACTAGCCATTTTCCGAACTAAATGAATAGGGCTCTCTAGTCTACCTGTCAAAGAGGACTAATAGTTCAGAAATGAAACAAGACTATAGAAGCATCATCATGATAAGACAAACTTAAGAGATGGAAAACTACAGCTGACTCCTTGGAGGATCGAATGTAGTACATCCTT
This Dioscorea cayenensis subsp. rotundata cultivar TDr96_F1 unplaced genomic scaffold, TDr96_F1_v2_PseudoChromosome.rev07_lg8_w22 25.fasta BLBR01000032.1, whole genome shotgun sequence DNA region includes the following protein-coding sequences:
- the LOC120253295 gene encoding telomere length regulation protein TEL2 homolog yields the protein MEKDSSAQRSRRRELETLVLQRVQEVSSAIAASKHVDEVILALNSLALLLFPIDVSLVSGCLDVRYRSHVFDTKVPTDAERDEYWHVFYYGAAFPTTSRILLYNVASIWLAQFPVSAQKLVFDSFFIKGPPDEILQALVPGLTRNGTNDADHNAVCANIERLLVLCLLENKGVQDMVTSVLVANNSGEDVLQLIKPRDLTFISMLAQTLASIPDKARVKASSVLSSHKFFQQVVIQLMDGAAERAINFPHRADGLDEPTTDSAFLFVGETFSRICRRGSTDILVAELIPRLLKHAQQCSLLDGDFTALDLVHSQPETLFWLKIMETIRDQYTVERLSDSLLHQLSRRNTSDREAFLTLWLLFSQLFKHHIGMRSMFIDKFLFAKVFPICCLRWILQISVFNSSPYADVHMDQKREGFLDIVHRLASTWSRREFTQSVAIEQQAYITAALGLCLERMTKRELESTKDVLHSILQGVSCRLESPIHLVRKMASSIALVFSKVVDPKNPLYLDDEHSETVDWEFGLIPLRNEVGTPFPANRGDKNESKSSSSRKKRHNGHAKGKNVIGDFVRDDSNFSRFSDPDKVIDPALINSGTLYNNGDDEEEDDDDSKNSEASSDSSLQPYDLTDDDSDLQRKISQIGEICAALRKPDDADGVERALSAAERLVRASPDELRHSAGDLVRALVHVRCSDIAIEGEEDSAEDKRQKALVALLVTSPFESLDAVTKLLYSPNVDVSQRILIIDVMTDAALELADSKIMSVEHHRRNLISTVSGTQPWFIPNSKGPSGAGPWKEILETGTSLNWSHRYERELPSRPGQLKMGKSRRWSIRTAKDNIQEWSKNKFPLYAAAFMFPAMQEFDKVRHGVDLLNRDFIVLGKLIYMLGVCMKCVAMHPEASALAPSLLDMLRRREISHHAEAFVRRSVIFTASCIVAALHPSFVASALIEGNDEISNGLEWIRTLALHVAERDPDTECSTMAMKCLQLHAEMALQTSRSLESADCFRTKASALLPSKTNDIIIPSSSMKLQL